A window of the Candidatus Methanoperedens sp. genome harbors these coding sequences:
- the speB gene encoding agmatinase produces the protein MHQAFFADADSDYEKARYVICGVPFDGTSSFRLGSRFAPDEMRAASYNFETYSSFFGFDLTDADIHDAGNLEVAENIDDTLSVISKYADKYVSDGKIPVMLGGEHSLSYPFVKACKNKYPELGFVVLDAHMDLRDEFHGEKNSHACISKHVIDDLTHKYVSIGIRSGTREEYEYVRENKINMFTAEDVYSNGIEKTVSEFRDYIRGPVYLSIDMDAIDPAYAPALGTPEPYGITPRDVRDVISCLAPQIVGFDLVEIAPAYDSGGTAVLGAKLVRDFIAASAKAHLYL, from the coding sequence ATGCATCAGGCTTTTTTTGCTGATGCCGATTCCGATTACGAAAAAGCCCGTTACGTGATTTGCGGGGTGCCGTTTGACGGTACCTCAAGTTTCAGGCTCGGGAGCAGGTTTGCGCCTGACGAAATGAGGGCAGCATCATATAACTTTGAGACTTATAGCAGTTTTTTTGGTTTTGACCTTACAGATGCGGACATCCATGATGCTGGCAACCTTGAAGTGGCTGAAAATATCGATGATACGCTTTCTGTGATTTCAAAATATGCAGATAAATATGTCAGCGACGGGAAGATCCCTGTAATGCTTGGAGGGGAACATTCCCTTTCATACCCGTTTGTAAAAGCCTGTAAAAATAAATATCCGGAACTGGGATTCGTGGTCCTTGATGCGCATATGGATCTGAGAGATGAATTTCACGGTGAGAAGAACAGCCATGCATGCATATCAAAGCATGTCATTGATGATTTGACACATAAATATGTTTCAATAGGGATAAGGAGCGGAACCCGGGAAGAATATGAGTATGTCCGTGAAAATAAAATAAATATGTTCACGGCGGAAGATGTTTATTCAAACGGCATTGAAAAAACTGTTTCAGAATTTCGCGATTATATCAGGGGGCCTGTTTATTTGTCTATAGATATGGATGCGATCGATCCTGCTTATGCGCCTGCTCTTGGCACCCCGGAGCCGTACGGGATAACACCGCGTGATGTCAGGGATGTAATATCATGCCTTGCACCCCAGATTGTGGGTTTTGACCTTGTCGAGATCGCCCCTGCTTATGATTCAGGTGGGACGGCAGTACTTGGCGCAAAGCTTGTGCGTGATTTTATCGCTGCCAGCGCAAAAGCGCATTTATACTTATAG
- a CDS encoding translation initiation factor IF-5A yields MKDQVEVRTLKEGKYVLIDDEPCVIKSISHAKTGKHGSAKARIDAIGIFDGTKRSIVQPVTDKTYVPVVERKNGQVLAIKGDICQIMDNADYSTLELKIPEEYKGLIEAGKDVSYLVAMGKMKIDIRT; encoded by the coding sequence ATGAAGGATCAAGTTGAAGTTCGGACATTAAAAGAAGGAAAATATGTCTTAATTGATGATGAACCCTGTGTCATCAAAAGCATTTCTCATGCAAAAACGGGAAAACATGGCTCGGCAAAAGCAAGGATCGATGCCATAGGTATTTTTGACGGTACAAAACGCTCAATCGTGCAGCCAGTTACGGATAAGACGTATGTCCCTGTCGTAGAAAGGAAGAATGGACAGGTCTTGGCTATAAAAGGCGATATATGCCAGATAATGGATAACGCCGACTATTCCACACTGGAACTCAAAATACCCGAAGAATATAAGGGACTGATTGAAGCTGGAAAAGATGTTTCATATCTGGTCGCCATGGGTAAAATGAAAATAGACATCCGTACTTAA
- a CDS encoding ribonuclease P protein component 3 (Part of ribonuclease P, a protein complex which generates mature tRNA molecules by cleaving their 5'ends; archaeal RNase P has multiple protein subunits homologous to eukaryotic nuclear RNase P proteins), whose amino-acid sequence MSQFDSKFYDFFTHPDSPEPMVTLAKKYGYSGIVVTNLKVNDIILPDDFSIYKGVEIRTKSSRIREEIKKYRDSNIISIVRGGEEDINRASLESDGLDILLQPSEFNNVLAKAASDNSIAIGFNLGLLIRQRGDARIKELKNMRIILKHARKYKLKMILTSDSGSIYDLRSPREMVAISSLFGMTPSEAIDAMSATPESILRRKSPDYIKEGIEII is encoded by the coding sequence ATGTCGCAGTTTGACTCTAAATTCTATGATTTTTTCACGCATCCCGATAGCCCCGAACCAATGGTAACACTTGCAAAAAAGTATGGCTATTCAGGAATAGTTGTTACGAACCTGAAAGTCAATGACATAATTCTTCCGGATGATTTTTCCATATACAAAGGTGTCGAGATCAGGACAAAGTCATCAAGGATCAGGGAAGAAATAAAGAAATATAGGGACTCAAATATTATTTCCATAGTCAGGGGGGGAGAAGAAGACATAAATCGTGCATCTCTTGAATCAGATGGTCTTGACATACTTTTACAGCCATCTGAATTTAATAACGTACTTGCTAAAGCTGCGAGTGATAATTCCATAGCTATCGGATTCAATCTTGGTTTACTCATCAGGCAAAGAGGAGATGCGCGGATAAAGGAATTAAAGAATATGAGGATAATTCTTAAACATGCAAGGAAATACAAGCTCAAAATGATCCTCACAAGTGATTCCGGTTCAATCTATGATCTTCGCTCCCCCAGGGAAATGGTTGCAATTTCAAGCCTTTTCGGGATGACACCTTCCGAAGCTATTGATGCAATGAGTGCGACACCGGAAAGCATACTTCGAAGAAAAAGCCCCGATTATATTAAGGAAGGCATCGAAATAATATGA